In Pseudomonadota bacterium, one DNA window encodes the following:
- the waaA gene encoding lipid IV(A) 3-deoxy-D-manno-octulosonic acid transferase, which translates to MTRFLYITLSYLLAPVVLLFLVWRGFRNRAYWDRLPERFGFGLPNYNRECIWVHAVSVGEVQACKELVERLLRQNPDLPLLITTMTPTGSARVNAIFGERVRHHYAPYDLPGSVSRFFARVKPRIMIVVETELWPTLYHECGRRDVPLILASARISPPSVKKYRRFIGLFKEALSHGIVIAAQSEADAERFRDLGANPERTHTTGNIKFDFELSESVRRNGKVARALHAPNRPVVLAASTHDGEEPMVLDAMDDVWQRYPETLLILAPRHPERLAYVEGLMEGHGLRFVTRTSGSAATDATAILLLDTLGELRDYYAACDVAFVGGSLVPVGGHNLLEPAVLGKPVITGPHLYNTEDIASKFLAAGAMNTVSDAAGLGAEMVRLLGDPDARLRQGEAGKKVVEENRGALDRLLRLIEPLLIEHR; encoded by the coding sequence ATGACCCGATTTTTATACATTACACTGTCGTATTTACTCGCGCCGGTTGTTCTGCTGTTTTTGGTCTGGCGGGGCTTTCGCAATCGAGCCTATTGGGATCGCTTGCCGGAACGCTTCGGGTTTGGCCTGCCGAATTACAACCGGGAGTGCATTTGGGTGCACGCCGTGTCGGTCGGCGAGGTGCAGGCGTGTAAGGAGCTAGTCGAGCGGTTACTTCGGCAGAACCCCGATCTGCCGCTGCTGATTACCACGATGACGCCGACCGGCAGTGCTCGCGTGAACGCCATATTTGGTGAACGTGTGCGCCATCACTATGCGCCTTACGACTTACCCGGTTCGGTGTCACGATTCTTTGCCCGAGTGAAACCGCGCATCATGATTGTGGTGGAAACCGAACTTTGGCCAACGCTGTATCACGAGTGTGGTCGACGGGACGTGCCGCTGATTTTGGCCAGTGCACGTATTTCACCACCGTCGGTCAAGAAGTACCGGCGTTTCATCGGCTTATTCAAAGAAGCGCTTTCTCACGGGATTGTGATTGCAGCACAAAGCGAGGCCGACGCCGAGCGTTTTCGCGATTTGGGCGCCAACCCAGAGCGCACCCATACAACGGGCAACATTAAATTTGATTTTGAACTCAGCGAATCGGTGCGCCGGAACGGCAAGGTGGCGCGCGCGCTGCATGCGCCAAATCGACCTGTCGTGTTGGCGGCGAGCACCCACGACGGCGAGGAGCCCATGGTGCTCGACGCCATGGATGATGTGTGGCAACGCTACCCTGAAACGCTGCTAATTTTGGCCCCGCGGCACCCCGAGCGTCTCGCCTACGTAGAAGGACTGATGGAAGGACACGGATTGCGTTTCGTCACTCGCACCAGCGGTTCGGCCGCTACTGACGCGACGGCTATTTTGCTTCTGGACACGCTGGGAGAGTTGCGCGACTACTACGCGGCGTGCGATGTCGCGTTTGTGGGTGGCAGTCTGGTGCCGGTGGGCGGCCACAACTTATTGGAGCCTGCGGTGCTGGGCAAGCCGGTAATTACCGGCCCGCATCTATACAACACCGAGGATATTGCTTCGAAGTTTCTGGCTGCTGGCGCCATGAACACCGTCAGTGATGCGGCCGGTCTGGGCGCCGAAATGGTTCGTTTGCTCGGCGATCCAGACGCTCGTTTGCGACAGGGCGAGGCGGGCAAAAAAGTGGTGGAAGAGAATCGCGGCGCGCTCGATCGCTTGTTACGCCTTATTGAACCGCTGCTGATCGAGCATCGGTAA